One Ricinus communis isolate WT05 ecotype wild-type chromosome 1, ASM1957865v1, whole genome shotgun sequence DNA window includes the following coding sequences:
- the LOC8287984 gene encoding rhodanese-like domain-containing protein 14, chloroplastic, with amino-acid sequence MAAISSHSSSSSLYPSFQSSPFSSKSAQDLNLSFFTTRTNGSLKGRLSSQKVSRSSLRVSSAATKPAKSPAEEEWKVKRETLLQKKVRSVDVKEALRLQQENNFVILDVRPEAEFKEAHPPGAINVQIYRLIKEWTAWDIARRAAFAFFGIFSGTEENPEFLQIVDSKIDKNAKIIVACSSGGTMKPSQNLPEGQQSRSLIAAYLLVLNGYTNVFYLEGGLYTWFKEGLPSVSEE; translated from the exons atggcAGCAATCAGCTcacattcttcttcttcctccttaTATCCCAGTTTTCAATCATCACCTTTCTCTTCCAAGTCTGCCCAGGACCTCAATTTATCATTCTTCACTACCAGAACCAATGGGTCATTAAAGGGCAGATTATCTTCACAGAAAGTTTCAAGGTCCAGCCTAAGAGTCTCAAGTGCAGCAACAAAACCTGCAAAGTCACCAG CTGAAGAAGAGTGGAAGGTTAAGAGAGAGACTCTTCTCCAGAAAAAGGTAAGGAGTGTAGACGTAAAGGAAGCTCTGCGCCTTCAGCAAGAGAATAACTTTGTGATCCTTGATGTCCGCCCAGAAGCAGAATTCAAAGAG GCTCATCCACCTGGTGCTATAAATGTGCAAATATATAGGCTTATAAAAGAGTGGACAGCGTGGGACATTGCTAGGCGAGCTGCATTTGCATTTTTTGGCATCTTTTCAGGCACAGAAGAAAATCCTGAGTTTCTACAGA TTGTGGATTCAAAGATAGATAAAAATGCAAAGATAATAGTGGCTTGCTCATCTGGGGGAACAATGAAGCCATCCCAAAATCTCCCTGAAGGTCAACAGTCAAG ATCACTGATAGCAGCCTACCTGTTAGTCCTCAATGGTTACACAAATGTCTTCTACTTAGAAGGAGGTCTTTATACATGGTTCAAAGAGGGGCTGCCATCAGTTTCTGAAGAGTGA